A DNA window from Candidatus Protochlamydia naegleriophila contains the following coding sequences:
- a CDS encoding sulfite exporter TauE/SafE family protein: MTLFFTLLPLYLFGNIHCLGMCGPLVMMLGKHRYRFLYFGGRILSFSLAGLLAGEAGAVVQVFLKEYHLAEIISLICGLLIIYWGFSLLFHWKFFKGMAQWKSLAGLNKTLSSLLLKDTSGSTFLFGFLTVLLPCGQTLVVFSACALVGDGAIGLFNGFAFALLTTPSLILAMHAYTFFGKLKRHANTVLGISSIAVGILACCRGLAEMGWISHLILNPDSPTLYHIVIF, translated from the coding sequence ATGACTTTATTTTTCACGCTGTTACCCCTCTATCTCTTTGGGAATATTCATTGCCTGGGGATGTGCGGTCCGCTTGTCATGATGCTTGGTAAACATCGCTACCGCTTTCTCTATTTTGGGGGACGCATTCTTTCGTTTAGCCTTGCAGGTTTACTGGCAGGAGAAGCTGGCGCCGTGGTGCAGGTCTTTCTCAAAGAGTATCATCTTGCCGAAATCATCAGCCTCATTTGTGGTCTGTTGATCATCTATTGGGGATTCAGCCTATTATTTCATTGGAAGTTTTTTAAAGGAATGGCACAGTGGAAATCATTGGCAGGCTTAAATAAAACCTTATCCTCACTGCTTTTAAAGGATACGAGCGGATCAACTTTTTTGTTTGGTTTTTTGACCGTTTTACTACCCTGCGGCCAGACACTCGTCGTCTTTTCTGCATGTGCCCTGGTAGGAGATGGCGCCATCGGCCTGTTCAATGGCTTTGCGTTTGCCCTGTTGACAACCCCTTCACTGATCCTGGCCATGCATGCTTATACATTTTTCGGCAAACTTAAACGCCATGCGAATACAGTTTTAGGAATCAGTTCGATCGCGGTCGGCATTTTGGCCTGCTGCCGAGGTTTAGCCGAAATGGGATGGATTTCCCACCTGATTCTGAACCCAGATTCTCCAACCCTTTATCATATAGTGATTTTCTAA
- a CDS encoding ABC transporter substrate-binding protein, with protein sequence MNKEPISLYIFRFVLGLGLFAFMAMLYWSSALIEDQLKFLRSDLLQVKNDIFLLRTETEKIRTDVLKSLLEQRPATIYSPLQPTAQPLAKSTETGLSTNLLKPDFFYENTLPKLLGADFIPHGVRKEGSLGKPEHLLPFGKWVQVANWNGLCTTGLASQEVGKYETLTPDMAEKMELRQNAKGEPEYWLFLRKDVFWAPLQQNHFADSVVLAPHFLHRHPVTAHDFKFFFDAVMNPSIEEAQAISLRTYFSDIEEVRVIDDYTLVVRWKTEMIANEKGESEPKMKYLSKSLTGSLRPLASFVYKYFADGTKIIEDDSNPETYRINSIWAQNFSHHWAKNVIVSCGAWLFDGITDREIRFKRNNDYFDPHAALTEAYEIKLKDSFDGIWEEFKAGSLDLYEVPPNQQSELDRFLQSMPYAAQKQKGLGIKLLEFIGRSYTYIGWNQANPLFKSKKVRQALTMAIDRDRIIRQNLNGMGVQTTGTFFRFSPSYDESIQPYPFNPQKALQLLHEEGWYDSTGTGVLDKVINGQRVPFQFTLTYFVKNQTTKSICEYITTALKEIGISCKMDGVDLADLSAATDDKSFDALYLAWSLGTPPEDPRQLWYSTGAKEKGSSNFVGFANKEVDQIIDQLTYEYDSKKRIELYHRFNRIIYDEAPYTFLYTPKTLLAYRDYMQNVFIPADRQDLIPEANVGEPISSLFWIDDKRGLENQKK encoded by the coding sequence ATGAATAAAGAGCCTATTAGTTTATACATTTTCCGCTTTGTCTTAGGGCTTGGCCTATTTGCCTTCATGGCTATGCTCTATTGGTCTTCGGCCTTGATCGAAGACCAACTGAAATTTTTGCGATCGGACCTCCTCCAAGTCAAAAATGATATCTTTTTACTCCGGACAGAAACAGAAAAAATCAGAACCGATGTCTTAAAGAGTCTGCTCGAACAGCGCCCCGCTACTATCTATTCCCCTTTGCAGCCCACTGCCCAGCCACTGGCGAAATCTACTGAGACAGGCCTTTCAACAAACCTTCTCAAACCCGATTTCTTTTACGAAAACACTCTTCCTAAGCTATTGGGAGCAGATTTCATTCCCCATGGAGTGCGCAAAGAAGGCTCTTTAGGCAAGCCTGAACACCTTCTTCCTTTCGGCAAATGGGTTCAAGTCGCCAATTGGAATGGTTTATGCACGACAGGCTTAGCTTCACAAGAGGTTGGCAAATACGAAACCCTAACCCCAGATATGGCAGAGAAGATGGAACTGCGTCAAAATGCAAAAGGAGAGCCTGAATATTGGCTATTCTTACGCAAGGATGTTTTCTGGGCTCCTCTTCAACAAAATCACTTTGCCGATAGCGTTGTCCTCGCCCCTCATTTTTTGCATCGTCATCCAGTAACGGCCCATGATTTTAAGTTTTTCTTCGATGCGGTCATGAACCCAAGCATTGAAGAGGCGCAGGCTATTTCCCTAAGAACCTATTTTAGCGACATCGAAGAGGTTCGCGTCATTGATGATTACACATTAGTTGTCCGTTGGAAAACAGAAATGATTGCCAATGAAAAAGGGGAAAGCGAGCCTAAAATGAAATATTTGTCCAAATCGCTGACCGGCTCTTTGCGTCCGCTTGCCTCCTTTGTCTACAAATACTTTGCCGATGGCACCAAAATCATTGAAGATGACTCCAATCCAGAAACCTACCGCATCAATTCCATCTGGGCCCAAAACTTTTCCCACCATTGGGCCAAAAATGTGATCGTTAGCTGCGGTGCCTGGCTCTTCGATGGAATAACGGACAGAGAAATTCGCTTCAAACGCAATAACGACTATTTTGACCCCCATGCAGCTTTAACGGAAGCTTATGAAATCAAGCTCAAAGACTCATTCGATGGAATCTGGGAAGAATTCAAAGCAGGATCACTGGATCTTTACGAAGTTCCTCCCAATCAGCAGTCTGAGCTGGATCGCTTTTTACAAAGTATGCCTTATGCCGCGCAAAAGCAGAAAGGGCTCGGAATTAAACTTCTGGAGTTCATTGGCCGCAGCTATACGTATATAGGCTGGAATCAGGCAAACCCCCTTTTCAAAAGCAAAAAAGTGCGCCAAGCACTTACCATGGCCATAGACCGGGACAGAATCATCCGGCAAAACCTGAATGGAATGGGCGTGCAGACAACAGGCACTTTTTTCCGCTTTTCTCCCTCTTACGACGAAAGCATCCAACCTTATCCCTTTAATCCACAAAAAGCTTTGCAGCTGCTGCATGAAGAAGGTTGGTACGATAGCACGGGAACGGGGGTATTGGATAAGGTCATCAATGGCCAAAGAGTTCCCTTTCAATTTACACTTACCTACTTCGTCAAAAACCAAACCACGAAATCGATTTGCGAATATATAACGACCGCTTTAAAAGAGATCGGAATCAGCTGTAAAATGGATGGAGTAGACCTTGCCGACTTATCAGCGGCAACCGATGATAAGAGCTTCGATGCCCTTTACCTTGCTTGGTCGCTTGGCACTCCTCCCGAGGACCCAAGGCAGCTTTGGTACTCGACAGGAGCCAAAGAGAAAGGATCTTCTAATTTTGTCGGCTTTGCCAATAAAGAAGTCGACCAAATCATCGATCAACTGACCTATGAATATGATTCCAAAAAGCGCATCGAGCTTTACCATCGCTTCAACCGCATTATCTACGATGAAGCCCCCTATACCTTTCTCTATACGCCAAAAACGCTGTTGGCTTATCGCGATTACATGCAAAACGTCTTCATTCCAGCCGACAGGCAGGATTTAATTCCTGAAGCCAATGTCGGAGAACCCATTTCCAGCCTCTTTTGGATCGATGATAAACGAGGCCTCGAGAATCAAAAGAAGTAA
- a CDS encoding ABC transporter permease, which translates to MWNYVIRRLILLPFTLFCIVLVNFAIINLAPGDPVSFTEVSSEGQASKREDRSVAFSGDERYLQFREFYGLTLPILYNDWSSLSMSYVETTLWQLVNKRETAESKEEMPVKEYDALRVAFGDQSRFIMPHLVTIIEDPKTPAAIRQLAAHFFVRGGSRQGFIGSNLTPEQKAWNKRVAEDNLLLRSLPWRSTASKEEIDEKVQKIQRWYAANKAFYHLDPSGKEKTAIFFFETRFTKYMNRILHLDFGTLRNDSSKTVLSEVVKRFKYSLTLAIIPMFITFILCQFFGFLMAYKQRQWPDYTLNLFFLVLYAIPVFVVAPFLIEKVALHNTFPFTNIPIPISGFTNPDRIYNQETSYQRLFDILQHIALPILAIMYGSLAAQSRLSRTAVLEVLRQDYIRTARAKGVAPSLILFKHVGRNAAITIVTSLAGSLGVILGGSLIVETLFDINGFGKFFYDAILNRDYNVIMFSALAGSFLTLLGYLVADLAYMWLDPRITLD; encoded by the coding sequence ATGTGGAACTATGTCATAAGACGCCTGATTCTTCTTCCCTTTACTCTCTTTTGCATTGTACTCGTCAACTTTGCCATCATCAATTTAGCGCCAGGCGATCCCGTTTCGTTCACTGAAGTGTCTTCAGAAGGCCAGGCAAGCAAAAGGGAAGACCGCTCAGTCGCCTTTAGCGGCGATGAGCGCTATTTGCAATTCCGCGAATTTTATGGATTAACCCTACCCATTCTCTATAATGACTGGTCCTCCCTGTCAATGTCATATGTTGAAACAACTCTTTGGCAGCTAGTCAATAAACGGGAAACGGCGGAAAGTAAAGAAGAAATGCCCGTTAAAGAATATGATGCTTTACGCGTCGCATTTGGGGATCAGTCTCGCTTCATCATGCCTCATTTAGTGACCATCATCGAAGACCCTAAAACTCCAGCTGCCATTAGGCAGCTCGCAGCCCATTTTTTTGTAAGAGGCGGATCAAGGCAGGGCTTCATTGGATCAAACTTGACGCCTGAACAAAAGGCGTGGAACAAACGAGTAGCAGAAGACAACTTATTGTTGCGCTCCCTTCCCTGGCGCTCAACCGCATCAAAAGAAGAAATCGACGAAAAAGTGCAGAAAATTCAAAGGTGGTATGCAGCTAATAAGGCCTTTTATCACCTGGATCCATCAGGCAAAGAAAAAACAGCCATTTTTTTCTTCGAGACGCGCTTTACAAAATACATGAACCGCATTCTTCACCTCGACTTTGGAACGCTTCGCAACGATTCGAGCAAAACGGTTCTAAGCGAAGTTGTCAAACGGTTCAAATACTCTTTGACGCTTGCCATTATCCCCATGTTCATTACTTTCATACTCTGCCAGTTTTTTGGATTTTTAATGGCTTATAAACAACGGCAATGGCCAGACTATACCCTTAATCTATTTTTCCTCGTCCTCTACGCCATTCCGGTCTTTGTCGTCGCTCCCTTCCTCATTGAAAAAGTCGCTCTCCACAATACCTTTCCCTTTACCAATATCCCCATCCCCATCAGCGGCTTTACCAATCCCGACCGCATCTACAACCAAGAAACCTCTTATCAAAGGCTATTTGACATTTTGCAGCACATTGCCTTACCCATCCTCGCCATCATGTACGGAAGCTTAGCCGCCCAATCTAGGCTTTCACGCACAGCCGTATTAGAGGTTTTAAGGCAAGATTACATCCGCACCGCAAGAGCCAAGGGAGTGGCCCCTTCCCTTATCTTATTTAAACACGTCGGACGCAACGCCGCCATTACCATCGTTACCTCCTTAGCAGGATCGCTTGGAGTCATCCTTGGCGGCTCTTTGATAGTGGAGACATTGTTTGACATCAACGGATTCGGTAAGTTTTTTTATGACGCCATCCTAAACCGCGACTACAACGTGATCATGTTTTCCGCTCTTGCAGGCTCTTTCCTGACTCTTTTAGGATACTTGGTTGCCGATTTAGCCTACATGTGGCTTGACCCACGCATTACTTTGGATTAA